Within Populus trichocarpa isolate Nisqually-1 chromosome 6, P.trichocarpa_v4.1, whole genome shotgun sequence, the genomic segment AGAGTAATAGTAACAAAACAGTCACTAGCAATTACAATCCGTCAAGAAGACTAGCTCTCTTTCAGCTTGGAACTGGTAAGCAAGAACCCTTTACTTCCCTTTATCTCTTACTACTAAATGTAGTAATTAGCGATGCTTAAACAGACATTAAGTATTTTGGGTTTTTCTACAGATATCCCACAATCACAGTTCTTAAGTGGAAACTTAGCACCAGCAAGAAGTAGTGAGGTTGCTGAGAAAAATGTACTAGAGTGGGTTGAGAATGACAAGAGAAGAACGCATGCTTCATGGTGCCTATAATGTTGGGGACTTGGACAAGGCTATAAAGTATGTCTCTTTAGCTCCTTTGAATATTGCAAAGTTTGTTCTTGTGTTAATGTAGCAATGTGAGGTTTTATATAATAACTGTGGCTAATTGGATGTTTGGCATATTCAGATTTTATACTGAATTTCGAGGAATGAAGTTGTTAAGGAAAAGGGATGTACCTGAGGACAGATATAGTAATGCTTTTCTTGGATATGGACCTGAAGACTCTACTCTTGAACTTACTTATAGAGAGTAATtatctttctttcattaattgGATCTGTACTGTAGTATTGTTTTATGCATATTCCTGCATCCACCATTGATGTTTCGAATGAACTTCtggtcttttcaaaaaaaaattatttttttttggtaatgctTGCAGATCATGAAGATAACAAGTATGATAATGGACATGGATTTTTACATTTTGGTACTGCAGTGGTGGATGCAAGTTAGTCTTTGTTAAAGTGTTTGCTTGCTACGGAATTCGATTGTTGAGTATCTTTCTTAACAGGTTACTAGGGAACCGGGTCCAGTTAAAGGTGGAATTACAAAAATCGCATTTGTTGAAGACCCAATGGCTACAAGTTTGAGCTCTTGGAAAGAGGCCTGACTCCTGTGCCCTATGCCAAGTGATGCTTCGAGTGGGTGATCTTGATCGCTCCATAGACTTTTATAAGAAGGTTAGAAGTAATCAATGCTGTAAGAAGTTGCTTCGTTCATTGAAATTAAAGCAGTGGCATTGCTTCTTCAGATGCACCAAATTCAAGTTTTCTACTAACCTGTTCTTAATCCTTGATGTTACAAGCTCTTCTCCATAGAAGCATTTCCCATTTTCCTCAAGTATATTGCTAGGCATAAGATGCCACTCTAATTAGTTGCTTGTTATTCTACCTTCTCATAGCCATGATGGGTTATGGCCCTGAAGATAAAAATGCAGGTCTGGAACTGACATGTAACTATGGGATTACAGAATAAAACAAGGACAATGGCTACACGCAGGTGAATTCTTACCTTCTCTAGCAGCATATACTCCAATAATTTAGTTTCACTCCATTTAAATAATTCTTCCCTATCACGGTTATCATTATGTCATATCTTTAGTCTTCTCATCTGGTTTTTATTCTGAGTTGTTATATGTGAAAACTGGATGTTTATATCTCTACCGGATTGCAATAGGCACAAATGATGTCTACAAGAGTGCAGAGGCAGTCAAGCTGTGTGGAGGAAAAATTGTCCGTGAGCCTGGCCCTAAACCAGTTATCAACACCAAGATTACTGCATCCTTGGATCCTTAAGGTTGGAGATCggtatgatttttaatttttatgtttgtctttCCTAAGAAGCAAACTTTGAAGTCATAAAAAAAGCTTACTTCTAAGCTGTGCTATATCACTTTGTTGGAACTCAAGTGTTTGGTCTTTGGTGCAACTTCTCAtgctaaagaagaaaaaagcaagAAGCAAGCTGGTGAAGAGAGGGGGAACAGTGGGATATTTAAACATGGGCTTTAAGAGTTACAAAAATGGAGGCACACATTCTGTGATACAAGAAAAGGGGCCCTCAATAAAGATAGTGCATCTTTGTCCTCCTTGCTTTTCATCTCCACTCTTTTGTGCTTTGATACGTAAAGAGCTAAAGGCTCGATTTTCTTGAGAGGCGGGATTCATGATTACTTAGGTTCTCCTTTGTCTCCATCATCACTATCACTGTATAGAGAGAAATGGGGCCTTGCTAAGCAATTGGTAGAAGGAAAATGCAGCAAGCATCATTTGTGAATAGCACAACTTTCTTATCTAATTGTCTGTGCATCATGAAACGCTTCAGCATCATGTAAAACATGCATATCCAAGACTTGAAGATAACAATCTTAACTCATTGTGCAAGTATAATTGCATAGAAATTGGAGTATAGGAGGaaatttatcttttgtttgaattataattcacagagatagtaggaagaaaaaaaagataatctaCCAGCCTCTCCAAAGGTTCCTCCACCACATCATCCAATcacatcaccaccaccatccaaTTCTTTGCCTACTCCAAACAAATTTCTCTGTCAAGAACTTTGAGCAAGCTCCGCAGTTTTGCAGATCTAAGGAGGGAGAATACGATAACCTACTGCTACATCCACTTATTTTTCCAAAGCCAGCACCAAAGTGTTCCCTGTCAAAAGATCACCTCCCTCTTCTCCCTCTTTGTGAAGAGGCCACAAGCTCAGAAAAGGTTTTCATGGACCCACCATCCGAAGATCCACCACGGGATCCCATTGCTAAGTCATGGCTGCAAGTGGAGAGCACGAATGATGACCTTCCTTCAGACAAAGAATagttattttgtgtttaatcCTAGGATATCAACTAGTTTTCAATGGTGATATCAATTTAAATGTTGTGGTTGATGTGATATCATTAAAATGTCGTGGCAGTATCAACATgcaaaaatatactattttatcTGAAAAAATTCGAAGTGTATTATTCtactgaaatttaaaaataactatgcTAATTTACAATTTATCCAAtaaaaaggaggaagaaaagtccTTGAGAATGCTTTGAGAGTAATGAAGGGcacttttttatgcttttctattttaacccatcgtatttattttttccactttTTGCCTAGAGTTGTACTGTCTGACTCTGACCCCTTTTTGACTCCAAAAGAACACAAGTTTTGGCACTACTTTCTTCTCGAAACCAGTAAGAGAAGAGGAAAATACCGACCAACCAGCGGTATCTCTGCATTTGCTTTTTCGTCATTTGCTTTAAGTCTCATGTCTAAGCCCATTAAAGGTCCCACACTCCATTACCATCTAAATATGGTGTTTGACCCTCCTAGCTGCttgataaggtttttttttttttttttgggtaattgtggttgaaaagtatttctataaattttgttttttttttaattattatcttttaatttttaaatcatccTAATgctatgctaatattaaaaatatattttaaaaaataaaaaaaataaaattttaatacattttcaaataaaaaacatttaaaaaaacaattcataaaaaacTCTTACCTTCAAGGCTTCAATCCTCACCAATTCAGGAGCTCCCAGATTTTCAAGATTGATACTCAAATTAGCAATCCACAAAGGCAACAGTGCGGGTAGGCTATGATAGCAACCTTTATAATATTTGTAATCGTGCACGAACACAAATTTGGATAGCATATTTTGGGGAAATGGCtgcatatataattatattttaaaaatcgtattcaatttatcattttatatttcatttcatttatctatcttaaaaattgttttgcattcatctatattttaaaaattatttttactccAATTTACCCTCTCAGATTTTTCACCGTAAAACTAATGAAAATACATAAACGATTTGAACATGACcaaatttgagttttatatatatccaAAATACCCCTcgttaaaagagagaaaaaaattgaaaaatagggtTAGTAAACTaagattcaataaattaaaatttaataatcagTTTTCATAAATTGCACATGCAAATTATTTCAGTgacaagttttgaaaaaaaaattctagcatctcctttaaattctttttaatgagTATTTTGAtcacatgatattattttgttatttttatgataaaaatctaacaaaatgatatattaaagCACaggaaatttttaaaattagattagatgcgattaaatacataaaaaatatattaaaaaaaatcttgaaatataaGAATACATAGAGCCATTTtcccaaatatattttaaagcaaCCTCGATGTTGTCCAACAATGTTGATGGTTTAAACCCACATTATACGTTTTAATATGAAGGTGAAGGGAGGAAAAAGATGATACTGCAAACCTCAAATTGGAAACTTTCATGTAGTCACCAAACTAAAACTTTTGTCAGTTGGATCTTCAAAACGTATTAGGCATTCTTCAATTGGGTCTCCTTTTATATGAACAAAAGGTCAAATTTTCCTCAAAATCGCATCATTTTATTGCATAATGCATGCATtcagacaataataataacagacatgataataataacaaccaTGGATTGTGGACCTTAAGGAACAGCAAAAGAAAGGCCTTTTGTcatgatatatatgtataacaGTATGTAAGAAATGGTTACGGTGGCGAATCTAGAAGGTGACAGATCAGTAACAGTGGATGTGACAGTAAAGGTACTATGATGGGGAATCGTGAGGTAGCATGTGGATGGCAGTGCAAGTGATTGGTGCTATTGCAAGGAATGCAGTGGTGTGGGTCTAAAGAAAATGCATGCATTAGTAGCGGTACCAGGAAACCATACATGGCTTATGCGATGGGATAATCTCACCAGACATTAATCTGCCGATAAAAGAACACAATCTGTTGGTGTGCATATTTAACCCAATGGATGAAAGCTTCGCCGAATACAAAACCTTAACAAATGTGAAATGTTACCCTTTCAACTCATAACAGTCTAAAAAGTGTAACTCAGCTATGCATAGCTAAGAGAAAAATCTAGCTGTGTAGCGCCGCACCAAGTGGGTGCCTGTAGGCCTAAAATGATCTACAGGCTCCATGCAATAATTGCACAGTGATCGCGCATAACCTATAAAGATAAATTTGCAAGTTTTGCACCCATGATGGGGATTATTGGTGAAGCATATCAAATAACAAGCAAATTATCAATATCCTTTAACCTAGAATAAACCGGTCATTTCTGCTTACAAAAGCATGTTACCGCTCAGGATATTCTATACGCAATAGGTGACTTGCCTTCAGCTAAAAATTGAATACTCTGGTTATTATCACTCCAGAGCTTTATTTAAATGCAAGCATACTACCTGCAAGTCTATCAGCAGCCTCCTCGTCTGGTAGTAGTAGCTTAACTCTCTCTAGATATAGTGCATGTCTGCATAGCTTTATTCTTCAACCCTGAGTCAGTGTCGTAGAATATCATATTTCTGTATAAGTTGACTCATAATGAAACATACATCACAAGTAGAATTTAAATGTTGAAACATGGTATGAACCCACAAAAGAAGAGCtgttactaattttaaaaatattgcatTATGAGTAGCACTTCTTTTCCATAATCCCTGTGGAATTTCTCACGTATACATCTTGTAGTCCACTTGTCGTATTCTTTGTCACAGCCTTCGATGACAGTTTGAAATATCTACTTTTCCCAAGACCTAGGCATACACAACTGATTCTTATTATTTGACAACAACAATACTTTGGAAACATAAATTATCTGACACAGACGAGTGAAAGAGCATATTCTTTCTTTCCCTGGCAAATTAGAATGGCAACAAGAAGAATTGTAATCTAGATTGGTTCAAAATTAAGAGTAAAGATGTTAATTACCTCAATGTCTAGGATTCAAAGCTTTCCAGAATCCACACACCAATTCAAAGATCTAACAAACCATCTTCATTTGCATCCATACTTCCAATAGCTCTTTCCACTCAATAAACGAATTTCATACAAAACTTTAACTATAGCAATCTGAAAATGGAAATATATAAAGTTAAGCATGAAAAATGTTTCCCAAAACTTcattacaagataaaaaaaataatggcaaCTGAGAAAGCTCCACAAGAACAGGCAAGATGACACAGTACCTGAAACACTAGATTTTGGTACTTCTTTCAGATTATGAAGAATGCAGGTACCTAGATTCAAATTGATCCAGGTAAAAAACCAAGgtttggattgaaaaataaagcacTAATAATGGAAAGTACTTTATTATGAATGAAATAAGTACATGTCAAAACACCCATACACGATCCAAGGATAGAGGATCAAACGGAACAATCTACATATCCTCaattgaacaacaaacaaaaaacagacTTAATCATTTTTCCATcttaaacaacaataaaaccAAGCTTTGATGGGCCCAGCACCATCCAATGTGTCTACTTGTAGTCACCTTGTGAATAATACATTTAAGTAACTTGACATTCTTGATGCAAAGAGATCAAGCCATCCAAACTTCATGTCAGAGACATTGCTATCCTGGATTCTGTCCCCAAAATTACAGCTGTAAATATAAAGGAAAGATCAGTAGTTGAAGAGATGATACATTGTTTCATAGAAATTATTGCCATGAAAATATTCATGAATAAAAACAGTAGAGCACAATCACGATGCATTAAATACAGAATAATCTCTGAAAGCGATGTTGCCATACCAATTACTTCGCTGAAGAAATTCTCATCAACCTGCTTGAAGCACCAGCTCTGTTCCCAAGCCCACGGCCAATGTTCACAGCATCAGTCGACCCATCTAGTTTCATAAAATCCCTTCTGGATGCACTGGGCGGAACAAAAGAAGTCGACGGCATTGATGCATTGTTCATATTCTACAGAAACAAAATCTCAAATAGCTGTAATTCCACCAAATTTACAGCACAGTGATTACAGTGACAGTAACTAGTAAGAAAAAAACTGTCACCAAATACATAGAATAAGTTGCATCAAAGTACACAATATCAGCTATGCATTCTAGCTACATATAGGCATGTGAAGAGAACATAGAGAAGAAAATACTATGGATCACAAGAATAGACGACTCACATGTTTGTCAAGTGGATTATCAGCAGTTACATTCCGAGAAAATGATGACCCCAACTGCATATGAGTATCTGGACGAGCAACCTTATTTGATCCTCTGTGATCAGCAACCTCAGCAGAATAAGAGGCACCATTGACCcctgaaagtgaaaaaaatgaacatataaaaatgatgttttctgtaaataccatataaaaatagatgaatTTCTAGAATCCAATAGAGCAAACTCTTTCATATCCTAAGCAGATAAGTTTCATGGCATCCCTCTCCATGATCCCCTGTCCACTACAAAACTTTGTCCCTAATTCACTCAGGTGCATCTTCAGTTGAGAATCCAATAAGAAAAAGGCCTCATGGAATGACTCGACataaaaaaaggactaaaaaacataaaaacagtTTTCTAGATTCACTATGGATTGAGTATAAGTTCAACATGAACGaagaaaaaaggattaaaaaattcTACTTAGGTGTTAGAATGGTTAACTATAAATTTCTCAGAATCTAATTGAGGTCATTGTATCATTGTTCAGTATTTACTAAGCCATTGCAGTACAGCAGATGAACTTTTAAATCCAGAAATCACACGTTAATGTTGCCATAAAATGAGACCGGCATGATTGTTAAAATAAACTACTAAGAACCTATCAAGGAGAAGTTCACTTTGAGATTTCAAACCCTCATTtctactttatatttttatgcttAAGCTTATGCCTACAACCAATTCCCATGCAAGTGAATTAAGCATTAATGTGCTCCTTTAAAATGGACtggtttgattttattaagGTGTCTAACATCCCACCAACATCCTCCCCACAACTCCTGCAAAAAGCCAAAGCCCTCTTTCTCACCGCCAAAAAAAACAGGAAGCCACAAGATTCAAATATGAtggaaaattaaacaagaacaGAATGGCAATCCTTGAGATTTAACCTTTATCCTTATTGAGATCCATTGCCATTGCTCGACTGCTTGTCACTCTAGAATTTGGCTGCAGGTCCTGAAAAATcacacataaaagaaaaaatcaaaagaagattaATAAGCCACTCCAGAAGCAGAGTGGATTAGTTTACAGAATGATTTGGTGGTAATTTTggaccaattcaaaaaaattaaatagaaaaataaccacaaaaaaagaatatgaattaCAATCTCAAGAATAAAAGTCTTTGCATGActcattataaatattttaaaaagagaagatTCGAATAACTAACAGATGATTGAGGTTGTGGCTTTGGCCTCTGTGTCTGCTTGTACTTCAGGATAGTCcagtcaaaaacaaaatcaaactcaaatcCTGCCAGAAATGGGAAAAAAAGTAGATGAAGCCATAGAATATAACTGTCAACTCCGATGGCCCACATGGATGTGACTCTAAAACAAAATGGACTACTCAAGTAATGGACCAACAATTCAGTTATCAGTTTCCAGGATTCGCAGTCCTCAATGACCAGCAACAAAACTTCCCTATCATCCCCCCTCCAAACCAACATTAAAAAGAATTCCTcacaatttaattaaacaattacCTTCCCGAGTAAACAAGTCACGAAAGAGGCGCTTCAGAAATCCATAATCAGGTCGTTGGTCAAAAGTTAATGAGTGGCAATAATGGAAGTAAGAAGCAAACTCCACTGGATGCGACTTGCATAGCACCtccagagaaaagaaaatgtgatGTCAACAGACTATTAAAGATAGAAGGTAGTTATTCAAACTATTACAAGGAACCAAAACAGTATCagaattcaattttcaaaaccACAACTCTCGaagctctttttcttctttcccatgACAAATGAGCTATCCAAGCATTTAGTGGGTTTCCCAGACTTTTTAAGAAGATAAATCTCTATATATGTTAAGGGAGAAGGAACCACGTTGGGATATCTTGATTCAGGGGAAATGCAAGGAGGTTAGCTTCTTTCAAATAGATAACATGGATTATGGAGTCTTAATTTTTTAGAGAAGTTGGTAATTCCATGAATTTCAGGttgctaatatattttttgggtttcagATGAGCGTGCATGTGATATATGACAAGAAATAGGATTTGATGAAAACATTTGAGAAAAAGGTCTCCTTCTCAGGGGCCAGTCTTATTATCATAGGGGAAAAAGGCAAATACCTCTCCCTCTAAATCCAGGATAcaaattccaagttgattaattGCATTTGACCACATACCTCAATTGGAGTTGATAACTTCTTCTCGCATATTTTATCATACTTTTGCTTCTTTGTTGCCGCTTTCAGACCCTGCCATGGAAGGCTAAACACAGAAaccaattattataaaatcaaacaccaactaATCATATCCTGTTAAAACATCACAGCCTCCAAAAATGATCACATAGTAGCATACCTTCCTCTCAAAAAGTATAAAAGAACATAGCCAATAGACTCCAAATCATCCCGACGGCTTTGCTCTgagtagaaaataaaagatgagtATGGAACAAATGGTTCATTTGATATGTCAAACACAGTAGCAAAACATCTTTGACTTACCAATTCCTAGATGAGTATTGCAACTTGCATACCTAGCAGTTCCTGTTAAgtttttgttctctctttttGAGGGGGGGAAAGGGAGGAGAAAAAGGAGCCTTAGTCAATCATGGTAGATAAATGAAGATTCAGGGGAGGGGGGTTTACATGATATGCAAAAACAAAGCCGCTGAGAAAAGGAACATATAGATGCATGCACTTCGTCAACAAAGGCACATATCTTGatgctaaacaaaataaaagacacCTCCGGAATAACAACAAGCCAGTAACATCATCTTAAAATAAAACCCTGAAGATAAGAGGCCTAACTCGACTACGCAAAACCAAGCCTTTTCCAACTAAAGTTGATGAATAGCTAATATAAACTTTATGAATGAGAAACGCAATGTCCTGACTACCACTTTTGAATGTTATCTAGCAAATACCACACTTGTAACCATTAAACCTGACAACAGAAGCTAAGTTCATAGCTAAACTACAAAGtttcaaaaatcataaataattcaaCCCTCTTTCTCACATGAAAACTGCATTACCATTTTCATTCTCACATTGACACTTAAGAGAAGAGATGTTCAAAACCCACTAGAAATCAAACATGAGCTTGGTTATAAGAATAACTACCTGTAAGTAATATGTTGGTGTGTTGTCGGATCCCTATATCTTTTCGCAAGTCCAAAATCAATGACATAGACCTGGCACGCGTAACAAAATTAAGGGAAATTTATTAACTAACAAAAAACCCAATAATCATCCACATATAAGCAGTGCACTTAACGCAAAATgcacaaaaaagagagagcaaacaATTACCTGACTAGCTTTCCTTCCGAGACCCATGAGGAAATTATCCGGTTTAATATCCCTATGCAAAAACCCCTTCACATGCATGTATTCAATCCTCGCAATCTCCATTAAGAAAAACCAAACAACCAACAATCAAAACTCACCATCCAAACCCGAGAAATGCATTCAAATACTATAAAACTGAATCTTATCATTGATCATTACCATCTGATCAGCCAACATTAAGACTGTTTTAAGCGAAAACTTCCTCCCACAGTACACAAACAAGTCTTCGAGACTCGGTCCTAACAAATCAATTACTAACACGTTATCTTCTCCATCAACTCCGCACCATTTTATATTCGCGATACCACCTGAACAACACAATTTCCACAAATTAAAttacctaaaataaataaaataaaataaaatcaacagtCAAGATTTCCTCATACAAAATTTCTGAAAAATACTTACTTCCTCCGCCAAGAATCTTATACAGTTTGGCTTCGTAGAGTAATTGCGGATGCTTCGTACTCCTATTTTCCtacaaattaattacaattaaagcttaataataataaaaaatatcaagatcaaaaatcaaaattaaaaataaatcgagACTTACAATTTTGACAGCAACGATCTCACCAGAGTGAATGTGAGTAGCTGATAAAAAACGAAAATCAATCAATCGTAGAGTAAATAGTTAGGGTAAATAATTGGAGAGATTAAAGAAAAAGTAGTACCGAGAAAGATTTCACCGAAGGATCCGCTTCCGATTTTGCGACCTAATTTATACTTCTCTCCTATAATTCTCTCCATTCTCAAGCATCAAACGCAGAAACTTATTTGCTGGAGAGAGCTGATAAGAGACGATGGGAGAGGAGGCGACAAAGCTAACAGAAAACgagagaaaatgagagagagggTCGCgatgaggaagaggaagaggaaggtgGAGGAGGGCAATTGGTGAacgttgttttgtttttgttttttgttattttcgaAAACGTGGAAAATGAAATTGGATAAGAATGACAAAATGACATGTCGGTTGCTGTGTAACTGACAACTCGATCTACGACTTAAGAACACGCGACCAACCCCGAGTCCCTAGTGCCAACcccattctctttttttaaagattaagataatttttaggACTGAACTCGTTGCCCTTGCATTGTTGGGATCTCGGCTTCAATAacataaatgttaatttatttattattatgattagcATGTTGAGTTGATCATATctaatttatttgtgtttgttattgtaatggaagtttttttattaaaaataaattaaaataatatttttttataattttttatattaggataTCAAAACTATACATGaacttataataaaattaatttaatatttttttatgtaaaaagcaattttaaaaacagattgtaatacaaaaataaatacttgggattattgaatttaaatctaatgtttttatgttcttatttGTGCTTCCTTTTATGGTggttctataattttattatttattttgattcctttttttttagaaattcttTGACTCGTTATTGTGTTTTGAGtgtatttttattcataaatatgataaattgattttttaagttcaatgaattgaaatttaatattttacgtTTTCATGTGTGTTTTCTTTATAGTAGTTTTATAATTGTActacttattttgatttttttgtgtgcacacaatttttggaaaaaattattaacatgtttcttttttattaattatatatatttgtgtgctTTTTCTCTATGATACTAAATTAATCTCTTTTACCACGCatctaaatataaaagataaatgttAAACACCATATaccaagtttaattaaaaagaaaaaacatgagaaaaaccTTTAATGAAAAACTGTGAATTACAGTTTCTTAACACATgttttgtaaaatgtttttactTCGATCAATGTTTGAAAGCTAATGTTATAaacttgtgattattttttatttggtttgatttttataaaaaaaaataatcaaattgaaattatttttttaaaaaaaaaactgaaaccagttcaaactgaTCGgttttggtttcggtttttttaggacaaa encodes:
- the LOC7471533 gene encoding casein kinase 1-like protein 3 isoform X1, whose product is MERIIGEKYKLGRKIGSGSFGEIFLATHIHSGEIVAVKIENRSTKHPQLLYEAKLYKILGGGSGIANIKWCGVDGEDNVLVIDLLGPSLEDLFVYCGRKFSLKTVLMLADQMIARIEYMHVKGFLHRDIKPDNFLMGLGRKASQVYVIDFGLAKRYRDPTTHQHITYRENKNLTGTARYASCNTHLGIEQSRRDDLESIGYVLLYFLRGSLPWQGLKAATKKQKYDKICEKKLSTPIEVLCKSHPVEFASYFHYCHSLTFDQRPDYGFLKRLFRDLFTREGFEFDFVFDWTILKYKQTQRPKPQPQSSDLQPNSRVTSSRAMAMDLNKDKGVNGASYSAEVADHRGSNKVARPDTHMQLGSSFSRNVTADNPLDKHNMNNASMPSTSFVPPSASRRDFMKLDGSTDAVNIGRGLGNRAGASSRLMRISSAK
- the LOC7471533 gene encoding casein kinase 1-like protein 3 isoform X2, with amino-acid sequence MERIIGEKYKLGRKIGSGSFGEIFLATHIHSGEIVAVKIENRSTKHPQLLYEAKLYKILGGGSGIANIKWCGVDGEDNVLVIDLLGPSLEDLFVYCGRKFSLKTVLMLADQMIARIEYMHVKGFLHRDIKPDNFLMGLGRKASQVYVIDFGLAKRYRDPTTHQHITYRENKNLTGTARYASCNTHLGIEQSRRDDLESIGYVLLYFLRGSLPWQGLKAATKKQKYDKICEKKLSTPIEVLCKSHPVEFASYFHYCHSLTFDQRPDYGFLKRLFRDLFTREGFEFDFVFDWTILKYKQTQRPKPQPQSSDLQPNSRVTSSRAMAMDLNKDKGVNGASYSAEVADHRGSNKVARPDTHMQLGSSFSRNVTADNPLDKHLFEILFL